A single genomic interval of Gossypium raimondii isolate GPD5lz chromosome 11, ASM2569854v1, whole genome shotgun sequence harbors:
- the LOC105804510 gene encoding probable pectate lyase P59, translating into MAAHSYSLFLLISLSFVVQIPTPQAHIAEYDDYWKARKLEAIENLNKAYHPNPEEVVHHYNDQFAKTMIKLNSTRRELKGTKENGPCEITNPVDSCWRCDPNWEKNRKRLADCAPGFARGTTGGKEGEFYVVTDPSDDILNPKPGTLRHAVIQRRPLWITFKGSMIITLEQELIITSNKTIDARGANVQIAKGAGITVQFVKNVIIHGLHIHHIITGTGGTIRDAEDHFGLRTASDGDGISLFGATNIWLDHLSVTNCSDGLIDVIQGSTAVTISNCHFTDHNEVLLFGASDSYTEDQKMQITVALNHFGKGLVERMPRCRHGFIHVVNNDYTHWLMYAIGGSRNPTIISQGNRYTASSTFASREVTKRVFAPPEVWKKWNWISEGDHFENGAFFVSSGDPKASKKYGTNKMMPFNPGEMAPKLTKYAGTLNCKPGKPC; encoded by the exons ATGGCTGCTCATAGTTATAGCTTGTTTCTCTTAATTTCCTTGTCTTTTGTTGTCCAAATCCCAACCCCTCAAGCTCACATTGCTGAATATGACGATTATTGGAAGGCACGGAAATTGGAAGCCATTGAGAACCTGAACAAGGCTTATCACCCCAATCCTGAGGAGGTGGTCCACCATTACAATGACCAATTTGCCAAAACCATGATTAAGCTTAATAGCACCAGAAGGGAGTTGAAGGGAACGAAAGAAAATGGTCCATGTGAAATAACCAACCCCGTTGATAGCTGCTGGCGGTGTGATCCTAACTGGGAAAAAAACAGGAAGAGGCTGGCCGATTGTGCCCCTGGATTTGCTCGTGGTACTACCGGTGGAAAGGAGGGTGAGTTTTACGTGGTCACTGACCCTTCTGATGATATTCTTAACCCCAAACCTGGAACTCTGCGTCATGCTGTCATCCAAAGAAGACCACTTTGGATCACTTTCAAAGGATCCATGATCATCACCCTGGAACAGGAGCTCATTATTACAAGCAACAAGACCATTGATGCTAGGGGAGCCAATGTGCAGATTGCTAAGGGTGCTGGTATTACGGTCCAGTTTGTCAAGAACGTCATTATCCATGGCCTCCATATCCATCACATTATTACCGGCACTGGTGGCACCATCAGGGATGCTGAAGACCACTTCGGGTTAAGGACTGCCAGCGACGGAGATGGGATCTCTCTGTTCGGAGCAACCAATATTTGGCTCGACCATCTTTCGGTTACCAATTGCTCCGATGGTCTTATCGATGTTATTCAGGGTTCCACTGCCGTTACCATTTCCAACTGCCATTTCACTGACCACAATGAG GTGTTGTTGTTCGGAGCAAGCGACTCCTACACTGAGGACCAGAAGATGCAGATAACCGTCGCTTTGAACCACTTCGGTAAAGGATTGGTAGAGAGGATGCCTAGGTGCCGACACGGTTTTATCCATGTCGTCAACAACGACTACACTCACTGGCTCATGTATGCAATTGGCGGCAGCCGCAATCCTACAATTATCAGCCAGGGCAACAGGTATACCGCGTCATCCACCTTCGCGTCTAGGGAGGTGACCAAAAGGGTGTTCGCACCACCCGAAGTCTGGAAGAAATGGAACTGGATATCAGAGGGTGACCATTTCGAGAACGGTGCCTTTTTTGTTTCATCCGGTGATCCCAAAGCCAGCAAGAAATACGGTACCAACAAAATGATGCCTTTCAATCCCGGTGAGATGGCCCCCAAACTCACCAAGTATGCCGGAACACTCAACTGCAAACCCGGCAAGCCTTGCTAA